The bacterium DNA window CGGAGATCTTCACCCGGCCCTGATCCCGAGCGGGGCGGCTCGCCGTTCGCGCACGGAAGTCCGGCTCGCGCGCCTGCCGCCTCACTCCGTGTAGGTCGCCGCCACCTCCCTGATCCCCCGCGCGCAGGCGGCACAGAACGACTTGAGCCCCTTGGTGAACATGATGCAGTCGAGCTGCGCGCGGTACATGCCCTCGTTGCAGTAGCCCGCACCCTCGAAGGCGCCGACGACCCCTCCCAGGCCCGACTTCGCGAACCAGGCGTCGAGCTCACGC harbors:
- a CDS encoding M64 family metallopeptidase, whose translation is RELDAWFAKSGLGGVVGAFEGAGYCNEGMYRAQLDCIMFTKGLKSFCAACARGIREVAATYTE